One segment of Solanum stenotomum isolate F172 chromosome 1, ASM1918654v1, whole genome shotgun sequence DNA contains the following:
- the LOC125873337 gene encoding L-cysteine desulfhydrase: MEPANDDDHRANGSDHSHLAKKPKLSTSSSSLITDSEIREEFAHHQPGIARINNGSFGSCPASIIAAQKRWQLHFLQQPDDFFLNHLQKRILHSRTIIKDVINAEHVDEVSLVDNATTAAAIVLQHVGWAFAEGRFKKGDAVVMLHCAFQAVKKSIEAYVTRAGGSVIVVHLPFPLRSEEEIVAEFRKALAKGKANGKKVRLAIIDHITSMPCVVIPVRDLVKICREEGVERVFVDAAHAIGSVPVDVKEIGADFYVSNLHKWFFCPPSVAFLYCRKSPVSPDLHHPVVSHEYGNGLAIESAWIGTRDYSSQLVIPEVLEFINRFEGGIEGIRWRNHKAVIEMGQMLASAWGTSLGCPPDMSPGMAMVGLPVNLRILSDKDALNLRNHLRDHFGVEVPIHYEEIKELQDGDGYVTGYARISHQVYNKVDDYIKLKDAILQLVRDGVTCKMLHSE; the protein is encoded by the coding sequence ATGGAACCGGCGAACGATGATGACCACCGAGCTAATGGCTCCGACCACAGCCATTTGGCTAAGAAACCTAAGCTATCCACCAGCTCGTCTTCTCTCATTACGGATTCCGAAATACGTGAAGAGTTCGCCCATCATCAGCCGGGGATAGCTCGTATCAATAACGGCAGCTTCGGTAGCTGTCCGGCGTCCATCATCGCAGCTCAGAAGCGTTGGCAGCTCCATTTTCTACAGCAACCCGATGACTTCTTCCTTAACCATCTTCAGAAGCGGATTCTTCATTCACGGACTATTATCAAGGATGTTATTAATGCGGAGCACGTGGATGAGGTGTCTCTTGTGGATAACGCTACTACTGCCGCTGCAATCGTTCTTCAACATGTTGGATGGGCTTTCGCGGAGGGACGGTTTAAGAAAGGAGATGCTGTAGTCATGCTCCATTGTGCGTTTCAGGCTGTTAAGAAATCGATTGAGGCTTATGTCACCCGGGCTGGTGGTTCTGTGATCGTTGTTCATTTGCCGTTTCCTCTTCGTTCGGAGGAAGAGATTGTTGCGGAGTTTCGGAAAGCGTTGGCTAAGGGGAAAGCGAACGGAAAGAAGGTTCGGTTGGCTATCATTGATCACATTACATCAATGCCGTGTGTTGTCATACCTGTGCGTGATTTGGTTAAGATTTGTAGGGAAGAAGGTGTTGAACGAGTGTTTGTCGATGCTGCCCATGCCATTGGCAGTGTTCCTGTCGATGTTAAAGAAATTGGAgctgatttttatgtaagcaacTTGCACAAGTGGTTTTTCTGTCCTCCATCGGTTGCCTTTTTGTATTGTCGGAAATCACCTGTATCACCTGATCTACACCATCCTGTGGTGTCTCATGAATATGGCAATGGACTAGCCATTGAAAGTGCATGGATAGGGACGAGAGACTACAGCTCTCAGCTAGTTATACCTGAGGTGTTAGAATTTATAAATAGGTTTGAGGGTGGGATTGAGGGAATTAGGTGGAGGAATCATAAGGCTGTGATTGAAATGGGACAAATGTTGGCCAGTGCTTGGGGAACATCGCTTGGCTGCCCCCCTGACATGTCTCCAGGTATGGCAATGGTTGGTTTGCCTGTTAACCTTAGGATTCTCAGCGATAAGGATGCTTTAAATTTGAGAAATCATTTGCGTGACCATTTTGGGGTGGAAGTCCCAATTCACTACGAGGAAATAAAGGAATTACAGGATGGTGATGGCTACGTGACAGGATATGCTCGGATTTCTCATCAGGTTTACAATAAGGTTGATGACTATATAAAGTTGAAGGATGCAATTCTTCAGCTTGTGCGAGACGGAGTTACTTGTAAGATGCTTCACTCAGAATAA